Proteins from one Ranitomeya variabilis isolate aRanVar5 chromosome 1, aRanVar5.hap1, whole genome shotgun sequence genomic window:
- the CEBPE gene encoding CCAAT/enhancer-binding protein epsilon yields the protein MSLNSYFECEKRGQVSGYPSRMAASQAEIEGGNLCDPETSVDLSTYIESGDELLSDLFPLRKPSYQYLSSEGLSGAALYAYPHGMMPERRIGGYESGGVIVKEETRGSHRTVCNTLQYQAAQCAQTAMHLPPQMEGVHPALRVLKGSLSGMLPAPPLKEQSHKGKKSLSKDSLEYRLRRERNNIAVRKSRDKAKRRNLETQQRALEFMAENEKLRNRIQQLTQELEALRGVFRQIPEAAALAKASGACS from the exons ATGTCTCTAAACAGCTACTTTGAGTGTGAAAAACGTGGTCAAGTTTCAGGCTATCCTTCCCGTATGGCAGCATCTCAAGCAGAGATTGAAGGAGGCAATCTCTGTGACCCTGAGACCTCTGTGGATTTATCCACATACATTGAATCAGGAGATGAACTTTTGTCTGATCTCTTTCCTTTGAGGAAGCCATCATATCAATATCTTTCCTCAGAAGGGCTATCGGGAGCTGCTTTGTATGCCTACCCACACGGCATGATGCCAGAACGTCGAATAGGAGGATATGAGTCTGGCGGAGTGATTGTGAAGGAGGAGACACGTGGATCACACAGGACTGTGTGCAATACTCTACAATACCAGGCTGCACAATGTGCACAGACAGCAAtgcatcttcctcctcagatggagGGAGTACACCCTGCACTCCGTGTGCTGAAG GGTTCTCTATCTGGGATGTTGCCTGCCCCTCCATTAAAAGAACAAAGCCATAAGGGTAAGAAGTCACTGAGTAAAGACAGCCTAGAATATCGCCTGCGTCGTGAAAGAAATAACATTGCTGTCCGCAAGAGCCGTGATAAAGCCAAACGGAGGAACCTGGAGACTCAACAACGAGCTCTAGAATTCATGGCAGAAAATGAAAAGCTACGTAACCGTATCCAGCAGCTGACTCAGGAGCTCGAAGCTTTGAGAGGTGTTTTCAGACAAATCCCAGAAGCTGCTGCATTGGCCAAGGCATCTGGAGCTTGCAGCTGA